One Pseudorhodoplanes sinuspersici DNA segment encodes these proteins:
- a CDS encoding FAD-dependent oxidoreductase — translation MTAHAALHVVEPARTTPVYGEYDIAVLGGGPAGIAAAAAAAALGRKALLIERYGFLGGMGTAAGVTNFCGLHANVHGDIRQVVHGVTDDLLGRIDALGGLNAPHMIFGKTKAQAYDTAALKIAADDLLLSRNVDILFHAYAAGVAMDGARLEALLIETKSGRMAVRASVFIDCSGDGDLATFAGAPFEIGRGDDDMLYPTMMFRLNGVDPDAAGEAWKTIPALMDEAEKRGVHFPRKGAIVRPMKHETEWRVNVTQLKTGNGRALDGTDARELSAGEIEGRRQATAFFDFLKDNAPGFEHAYIVDLPPQLGIRETRRVIGQYQLSREDVLTCASFDDTVGVNGWPIEAHVAGDVKWEWPDIPGSRGYNHLPYRMLVPQQIGNLLVAGRCASMTHEGQSAARVSGACFVMGEAAATGAHLAIASGKTPANIDIDKLQETLERNGVFLGKD, via the coding sequence ATGACTGCACACGCGGCTCTTCACGTCGTCGAACCTGCCCGCACGACACCTGTCTACGGCGAGTACGACATTGCCGTGCTTGGCGGCGGCCCGGCCGGCATTGCGGCTGCAGCGGCTGCGGCCGCACTTGGCCGCAAGGCGTTGCTGATCGAACGCTACGGCTTTCTCGGCGGGATGGGCACGGCGGCTGGCGTCACCAACTTCTGTGGACTGCATGCCAATGTCCACGGCGACATCCGCCAGGTGGTGCATGGCGTCACCGACGATCTGCTCGGACGCATCGATGCGCTCGGCGGCCTGAACGCGCCGCACATGATTTTCGGCAAGACCAAAGCGCAGGCCTATGACACAGCGGCCCTCAAGATCGCCGCCGACGATCTATTGCTCTCGCGCAACGTCGACATCCTGTTTCATGCCTACGCCGCCGGCGTTGCGATGGACGGCGCACGCCTCGAGGCGCTGCTGATCGAAACCAAATCCGGCCGCATGGCGGTTCGCGCCAGCGTTTTCATCGATTGTTCGGGCGATGGCGATCTCGCCACCTTTGCCGGCGCACCATTCGAGATCGGCCGCGGCGATGACGACATGCTGTATCCGACCATGATGTTCCGCCTCAATGGCGTCGATCCGGATGCGGCGGGCGAAGCCTGGAAGACGATTCCGGCGCTGATGGACGAGGCCGAAAAACGCGGCGTCCATTTCCCGCGCAAGGGCGCGATCGTGCGGCCGATGAAGCACGAGACCGAATGGCGCGTGAATGTCACCCAACTCAAGACCGGCAATGGCCGCGCGCTCGACGGCACCGATGCGCGCGAACTCAGCGCCGGCGAGATCGAAGGCCGCCGTCAGGCCACTGCCTTTTTCGATTTCCTGAAAGACAATGCACCGGGCTTTGAGCATGCCTACATCGTCGATCTGCCGCCCCAGCTTGGCATTCGCGAGACCCGGCGCGTCATCGGTCAGTATCAATTGTCACGCGAAGACGTGCTCACTTGCGCGAGCTTCGATGACACGGTGGGAGTAAACGGCTGGCCGATCGAGGCGCATGTGGCCGGCGATGTGAAATGGGAATGGCCGGACATTCCCGGCTCACGTGGCTATAACCACCTGCCCTATCGGATGCTGGTGCCGCAGCAGATCGGTAATCTTCTGGTTGCCGGGCGCTGCGCATCCATGACACACGAGGGCCAGTCCGCAGCCCGCGTCTCCGGCGCCTGTTTCGTCATGGGCGAAGCGGCGGCAACCGGCGCGCATCTCGCCATTGCCAGCGGCAAGACACCAGCCAATATCGATATCGACAAACTGCAAGAAACACTGGAAAGAAACGGCGTATTTCTCGGGAAGGACTGA